Below is a genomic region from Rosa chinensis cultivar Old Blush chromosome 5, RchiOBHm-V2, whole genome shotgun sequence.
aaaactaacAGCCTAGAGCTCGATCCACAATTGGGTTGCAAAACACGAAAGGATCACTGTCTAGATCAACGATCACATCTTGTTCCGATCTTTTGAACTTAAGCACAACCATTTTGAGTACCCTCTTCTCCACAATTGCCTTAACCTGATCCATCTTGCACAGATTGGGCAGCTGAAACACTGTGTCCCTACTCGGGGTTCGGATTTGCAAATGTCTCTTCTCATGATTCACAGACACAAGGACCTCAAACTTGGGGCTGTCTTCCACATTCTGTTGCACATAATAGGCATCGACCTTGTCATCTACCACCACCAAAGTATCATCGAATTCGAAAAGGCTAAAGGGTCTGCGAGTGCAGGTGATATTTAAGTGTTTGTTCTCAAGATCCACGAAGATCTCAGCCTTCTCATACCCTCCATAATATCTGTGAGGTTGTAGATATTGTGTTTTTGGATAGAGAAAATTTTTGAGAGAATAAcaacttttgttttatttctcaATTCTGAGATCTACATAGTGGTGGCTTAAGGATATAACCCTAATGCAACACCTTATGTGCAATCGCAGCCATACATGTGGCAGCAcatatataaattatatttaAACAAAACAGGAAGTAATTTAGTATTTTAACACTCCACTTTAAATTGCTAATTGTTTTACTCCTAGAAGATCTCGGAGATAAGTGAACTTTTCATTCGGCAATGCCTTTGTGAAGATGTCTGCAACTTGTTCTTGTGTTCTGCAATTAATATCGCACTACAATTACATTGTTTTGAACTGCATCTTGGATGAAATGATATTTCCTTTTTATGTGCTTTGTCTTGTTGTGGAAGACTGGATTTTTTGACATTGCAATTGCAGATGTATTGTCGCACAATAAACGAGTAACTTCTAGCTGTTCTTCACCAAAGTCTTCAAGAACATATCTCAGCCAAATTACTTAAGATGTTGCTTCTGCTGCATTCAGATACTCAGCTTCCGTAGTTGATAGAGCTACACTTTGTTGTTTCACTGAAGCCTATGAAAATACACCCGAACTAAATCTAGATAATTTTCATGTCTTCTTCACTTCCACTCCAATCACTATCACATAAACAAATTAGATTTGGCTCTTGATCTTTCTCTTTCTCATACTTGAGGCCAAAATTAATTGTTCCTTCAATGTATCTGAGAACTCCCATGTGAATTTGagtcggattatgcatgaatttTGATAACAGACTTGCGGCATATATGATGTCTGGTCTTGTTGCTGTCAAGTATAGTAGGTTTCCCACTAAGCTTTTGTAAATGCTTGAATCCGCAGCTTTGCTTCCATCTTCCTTTGATAGTTTTTCATTCACAATCAAAGTTGTTGCTACTGCATTGCACCATTTCATCCCAAATTTTTCAAGGAGTGTTTGGGCGTACTTCTTTTGGTGAATGGAGATGCTATCATTACTTTGAATAACACCAATgcccaaaaaatgatgtaaGAGACCTAAATCAGTCATCTCATACTTCTTCTTCATATCCCTCTTGAATTCCAAGATCATTCTCCCATTGCTTCCCGTAAACATCAAATCACCAACATAAATTGACATGATAAGGATATCAGAATTACCTTAAGCTCTTTTGTACAGGGTTGCTTCACTTGGACTTCTTTGAAAGCCATTTTTGATGAAGTAGGAGTCAATTTATCCATACCATGCTCTTGGCGCTTGCTTCAACCCATAGAGAGCCTTCTTGAGCTTGTACACTTTTGCTTATGCATTCTTGACTACAAAGCCTTGTGGTTGATCCACATAAATGTCTTCTTTCAACACTCCATTTAGAAATGCTGATTTGACATCCAACTGAAGCAATCGCTAACCATTCTGTGCAGTTAACGCAATTAGTGTGCGGATTGTGTCTAATCtagccacaggtgcaaaagtttcATTGAAATCTGCTCCAGGTTGTTGCGAATAGCCTTTTGCAACTAGCCTTACTTTGTTTTTCTGAACTGAACCATCTAAATTCAACTTTGTCTTATAAATCCACTTGACACCCATGACCTCTTTGTCACTAGGTCTATCAACCAATTCCCAAGTGGAATTCTTCTCAATTACTGCAATTTcatcttccatttctttttgCCATGCTCCATCCTTTATAGCTTCTTCAAAACATTCGGGTTCTACCACATAGTAATTACAAGTGGCATAAACATCATTTAGACTTCTCATTCTCAGAGGTGTTGAAGTTGGACTAGAGGTCTATGATTGTGCCAACAGAGGGCTTGCATTTGTAGGTTGAGGAAGTGTAATTGGAGTGACTGGTTCTGCATTTGCATCATCTTCTTCCTGATTGACTTCTTCACTTCCAGGAATTGTTGCATAATGATACGAACTTGTCTCCCAATTCCACGATGCTTTCTCATTGAAGATCACATCTCTTGAAAtcaccatcttctttgtcttcaAGTTGAACAATTTGTAGCCTTTTGTACAACTACTGTATCCCACAAAGATACACTTGTTACTTGATTCTTCAAACTTGTGTCTGAGTTGGTTAGGTGCATGAGCGAAGCAAATTGAACCAAACACCTTGAAATGATTGACCGAGGGTTTTGTTCCACTAAAAGCTTCAAATGGAGTTATTTTCTCAAATGCTTTTGTAGGACACCTATTTAGCAGGTAAACTGCTGTAAATGCAGCTTCTCCCCAGAAATCATAAGGCATTTTCTTTTCATGCAACATACACTGCCATTTCAACAATTGTCCTGTTTTTCCTCTCAGCAACTCTattttgttgaggagtataTGCAGCTGTGAGTTGCCTTTCAAGTCCCATGTATTCACAGAACTTACCAAACTCATGTAACTCATGTGAGGTATACTCTCCACCTCCATCACTTCTCAATTTCTTGATTTGAATCCCATTTTGCTTTTCGACCATCATCTTGGACTTCTTAAACACTGTGAATACTTCTGATTTCTGTCTAAGAAAGTATAACCACACCATTCTAGTGCAATCGTCAATGAAAGTCAGGAAATACCTGTTTCCAGCATGAGTTGTAGTCTTCATTGGTCCGTATATGTCTGAGTGGATGAGTTCCAAGGGTTTGGATGCTCTCCACGCTTTCTCCTTTAGAAATGCTTCTCTATATATGTTGCTTACCAATTGCACAACCTTCACATATCTCATTTGCTTCATGGATTGATGGTAACCTGTAAACCATATTCTATTGATGCAATTGCTTTAGGCTTTGGAAATTCAAGTGTCCAAATCTTCTATGCCATAGCCAAGTAGAATCTACAACATTTGCCTTCATAGCAATGTGATCGAAATACTTGAGGGTAAGTGGAAAACTTCTATTCCTTGTCTTTTTCACCCTTGCAACAAGATTCTTGAGCTTTCTATCATCATAGATGTCGACTTCATCATCACCTAACAATAAGAAATGCCCATGTTCCATCATTTGTCCTACACTCAGCAAGTTTTGGTCCAATCCCAGAACCAACATTACTTCTCTTATATACCTTTTCCCCTTCTTGGTTTCAATTGCAAGTGTACCTCTGCCAATTGCTTGAACCAAGGCTCCATTTCCCATTTTCACTCAGCTGTTATGGAGGTATCAAGATCACTGAGGAGAGATTTATTTGTTGTCATGTGATTGCTGCACCCACTTCTATATACTAGACATTATCATCCGTTTGCATCGTTGTAGCTTGACATGCAAAGAATAGGTTTCCATCTGCATCTGCTTGCTTAGCTTCTACTTGCTCAGTATAGTTGGCTTGTTGGTTTCTTTTGTAGTTGCAATCCTTCTGTATGTGGCTAAAATGGTTTCAATTTGAGCACTTCAGCTTCCCTTTGAACCAACAGACTCCATGGTGGTACTTTTTATAAATTTTGCATTGCGTTTAAGAAGAAGTTCTGTTGTTTGCATAATTCCGCTTCACTTCAGCATTATTTTTTCCTTCCCATTTCTTGTTCTTCCCTTTCCAACTCTTCTTGGGCTTGGAATGATTAGATTGGCTATCTCTTAAACCAATGCTAAGAGTTTGAAATGCACTCTTTGTTGCATTCTTAGCATGTTTGTCTAATTGCTCATCAAAAGCTTTGATTGACCCCATAACCTCTTGAATTCCTACCATTTCCATGTCTTTGCTTTCTATAAGAACTGAAACTATAGGATCATATTTTGGGGTTAAGCTTATGAGTATTTTCTGCACAACTCTTATGTTTGGTAAATCTTCTCCATAGCTTTTCATTTGATTTACAATATCAGACAATCTAGTAAAGTAATCTTTAAGCAATTCATCTTCTTTCATTCTTGTATATTCAAAATCACGCCTTAAAGATTGTAACTTTACAGATCTTACCTTGGATCTCCTCTAAATTCTTCCTACAGCACCTCCCAAGCTGTCTTTGCTGTCTCTTCGTTGGAGATTCTTGGGAATATCTCATCTGATACTGGATTTTGAATCAAGGTGAGAGCTTTTGCATCTTTTATGATGTTGTCTTCAAGATTTGCTTCTGGGCTGCTGATAACTGCGATGTATCTTCTAGAATTTTGAACCCTTCTTCAACAAAACTCCATAAATAATGAGATTTGAAAATGATTCTCATTTTAATTCTCCAGAAATCATAGTTAACACCCGTGAAGATTGGAGCGTGAATTTCACCGCTGCTACTTGACCCAGCCATAATTTTGCTGTAATCGAATATGGGATTTCACAGTTGAAATCTTCCCGTTGCAATCTCGACGCCCAGATTTAGATCAGAActgaagctctgataccatgttagatATTGTGTTTTTGGATAGAGAAAGTTTTTGAGAGAATGGCTAGCTATACGTCGCAGCCTTTTGTTCTATTTATCAATTCTAAGATCTACATCTCATAATGTGGTGGCTTAAGAATATGACCCTAATGCAACATCTTATGTGCAATCGTAGCTATACATGTGGCAGTTGATCAGATCACACACGTGTCCACATAGATAaattacaattaaaaaaaaaggaagtaatTTAATATTTTAACAGATCGTTGATAACCGTGATTGGCAAATCAAGAGTCGTGAAAGGGGTTTGGAGAAGATGGAGAGGCGATTCGAAATCGAAAAGCATTTGGGGTTGACTGCAAGTGAAGACGCCAATATTAATACTCCCATTGAGCTCGATCAAACTTGTACTAGATCAAGAAAGAGAGAGGCTACCTTTTACCTTTTTCTCTTCCAATGACTCTCTCATATTATAAACGGTTTAGGGTTTAGCCTAGGAAGTACGACTTGGCCTTCCTTATcgccaaaaaagaaaatttattttgctttttttttttttagggatttattttgtttatttgagAAGAGTAGAAAAACTGCAATTCTCAGGGGCCTTCAACTCTCTTATAAAAAAGATATATCTTTCTTAATTAATCAAttttatagagaaattttaaaatttttaaactaCCCAAAATACCCCCTCTTAATCAAACATCAATTTAAAAAACTACTTACATATATGACGACACAATAGTAATTCAATATTAGTAGATTAAATGATAATAGAAATAATAAATACATTATCTCCACAAAACAAGGACAACTTTTTCTCACTAATGTGTTCATAAGTTATTATTCCAATATTGTAAAAGTCATGAGTTTGATTCTCATTGACATATGTAATAGTGAGGTAAGCTAAGGGTTTTTTtaaaaagtattttttttttcaaataataaaAAAGGCCAATTGACATGTGCTTCGAGGCTAGTCCACAACTCCACATATAACcgaagttgttgttgttgttgtttttttttttttttatcgcaTCAACAATTCATAAACAACCAATCTGCTGTGAGTCGAACTCATAACCTTCCACTGACGAAGGGGGACTTATGCCACTATACTAGGCCATATAGGcaaagttgttgttgttggttttttatttatttatttttacaagaATAAAGATATTCCCACTCCCCTTTATATGATACAGATGATGAATTCATTTGAGGTCTGGCTCTTAGTGAACAATTTTGTATTAAATCAGCTAATTGGCTTCAAAGCGAAAACTGGCAACCTTTCAAGTTTCAATTATGCTGATATTATGAAGAAGGTCTAGAAACTTAATATTCTCCCCAAAAAGTAAATATTTTTTCTTGGCTTTTAATTAGAAAGCGTTTGAAAATTAGGGAGAGAATCAATAGATTCAATCCCTCCATGGATTCTTCGTGTGTTTTTTGTCATAATGCTATTGAAAATTATAAATTATGTTTGCTTGTTCCTTTCTTGTCAAACCCTTAGCTTTTATACCAACTATTGTGTAATATATTTTCAAATCCTCATCACTTATAATATAATTTTGCATTTCACGTTAGTGAATCATCATCCTACAATGGAGCCCATTATACGTTCtcaatttacaaaataattaacgaaaaaaattaataattggACGAgattgattaaattggagaGCATAAGGGTACATGTGATAAAATTAGAAGTACTGTAAGGGCACAACTAATTTAAGGTGTAAAGATTatggaggtaaaatgaaattttctcaaataatctaattaaagttttatttccTGTTTTGgtagaaaatatattttttttccatgtTATTTGCGACATCATATACACCTTGATCATGACTATTGAGTTTATCGAAATCTAAATGCTAAAACACGGGTAAAAATATGAATAATGTGTTTCTTGATCCATACTCAATTCTCTATGTCAAAAAGTATAGATACATGGGACACATAATTTCACTTGATAAGGTTGAGCAAGACACAATAAATATATTAAAGTACTACCTATAATTCCAAAGTAGATGTCATACAAAATTGTATAATAGTAACATAGTTCACACATTTTCACATATTATATTACATTcgcttaatttttttaatttttaatttttaatttttttaagggctaaatacaaattattatcctgtggtttaggttcaaaatcaattcagtcactgaacttctaatttcatcaaaaacacccctgcactttcaattttgatctaataggtacaatttgttagttttccgacaattgagttatctaacttgttaacgtggctcatatatggcctatgttttatgatgtggtgtcaaggtggtctgcatagtcaatttaggagtgagtcctagtattaaaaataaatactttttcaacaaatagtacaactataacttgaacccataacagaatattaacgaattggacctattagatcaaaattgaaagtgcatgggtgtttttgatgaaattagaagtctagggactgaattgattttggacctaaaccacagggtactaactagtatttagccatTTTTTTAATCTCGTAGCTCCATGAAATGATCGAGTAAATTAAGTGGTGAGATCACTCATACTTGCTTAGCAAAAAGACATGGAAGAGAGATGACGACAATCTTTGCTCCACAAAGGGTGCACGGTTCACTTGCCTTCTTGAAGAGCTCATACCTCCTTTTCGAGAAGGTCACTTGCAGACATTTTCTTGTTCAATTTCCTACTATTTTTCACCTAAAGCAACATGAATCTTCTTATTGTTATTAGAAAGCAAACAGGTTGATTAAATAAATTtaaactatttttttcttcattatatctgaaaacaaagtataaaaaggaaaagaaaaagaaaaggtatagttgattaatgaaattatgataaaacaaaatatgaaattaaatGTAACAAATATCCATACATATGGTAAATCATTGATTCGTAACATTAAGAAATACTACATTTGTTCGCATCATCTCCATTTCCAtctctttactttttttttttttgaggcgGGGTAGAAACCCATCAGATGTTATTACTGATGGAATTATTATACCACGAGGGGAACATGGTGCCTATACCTCGAGTATAATTGCATACATCTTGAAGAAGAACATCCTCAATAATAGAGGGAATCTGCCCAATCCAAACATCGTCAAAATAAGATAAACTAGCAAAGTGTGCTAAACAATGAGCCACACTATTTGCTTCATGATATAGATGTCGAATTTGAACAAAATCAAAAGCACTCATGTACTCTTTGCAATCATCCAGAATTCGACCTACCTCGGAGTAGTCCTCATTAGGATTGGCCAACGCACTAACTAGCACAACACAATCTGTTTCCAATTCAACCTCAGACCACCCCTCATGTATGGCTAACAAGAGCCTTTACTATAAAAATGCACTTAATTTAACAAGAGCAAAACGTTGGTAGGTCCTACCAACGTTTTGGCTCTTGTTAAATTAAGTGGATTGTGAATGTGTTTCACCCCTCAGTATGAAATGATCAAGTAAATTAAGTGGTGAGATCACTCATACTTGTTTAGCAAAAAGACATGGAAGAGAGATGACGACAATCTTTGCTCCACAGAGGGTGCACGGTTTACTTGCCTTCTTGAAGAGCTCATACCTCCTTTTCAAGAAGGTCACTTGTAGACATTTTCTTGTTCAATTTCCTACTATTTTTCATCTAAAGCAACATGAATCTTCTTATTGTTATTAAAAAGCAAATAGGTTGATTAAATAAATTTaaactatttttttaatttcattataTCTGAGAACAAAGtataaaaaggaaaacaaaaggtaGATTAGAAAATCAAAATTCTAATCTACCTACCAACGTTTTGCCTCATGTAGCCTAATCCATCTCTTTACTTTCTGCATATAGATCTCAACCATCAATCAAGTATAAACTCCTAAACATATTCTAAGAGCTTATGTTTTGCCTCCTATACCTCACAATTTTGACGCAATTTATAGTAAGGGTTTGAGGATTCCAGAAGGCCAAAACATTGGTAGGTAGATTAGAATTTTGATTTTCTCCCTTACCCAAAATCTTCCTTTTCTATTCTTCTcatttaatatttagataattacCAAATTGGcaatttcgtttttttttttaagttgggAAATCAGTTATTATTAAATCATTTACACAAGCAATTCTAACCTATGCCGTGAATGTGTTCCAACCATCGGTCCAAATGCATTTGTATATCCTttctagggctgggcacggtcccagacCAACACTGGATTTACAGGGACCGGTACTGGGACCGGCAAAGTAAGTTCGGGCCTAGGTTGGATAGGCAGAATATTGGGACCGGCCAAAACCCGGACCAGGAAGAACCCGGCCAGTTTCTCCAGGCTTTCGGTTCCTGGCAGAGTTAGCAGCAGTGCTGCATTTTGGACACTTTAACATGCTGTCCTGCACTCATGCTTGGCTGCTGGCTACTACTATTTAGGCAATCAGAACCGCAAGACTAAACAACAAGGGCTGCAAGgctatacaagtataaagacaACAAATCTGCAATGAGAAGTTGAGAACTGCAACCTGCAAGACGCCAAGACTAGCAGCAACTAGCAAGGCTGCAAATAAAGACTAAATTTATAAAACCATTTAGGTATTTAGCATTTCCATTATGCATTTCTACAATGCTGCAGCAGCttgcaaataaaactataaaaccaTTATGCATTTCTCATTCACAATCCACATGTGCAGCAAGTCAGCAACTAGCAAGCCAACAACTCAACAAGGTATTCAAACTAGTGAAAAACAATATGAAACCATCAACGACACAAATAACACAATTACAAGTTgcaaccacataaaactaaaagTCATTAACTCGAATTGTCAATAAGACAATGGACTCAATAACTCAAAGACTCAAATAATCAATAAGACAATAACTGAAACTCTGAAAGTCAACAAGACCTGTGCAGCAAGCCAGCAAGtttgaaaattgaaagtttAAAACCATTCCACAAATCTGCAAACTACAATAAGCCAACAAGCCACCAAATGTCCAAATTCACTCAATAAGCTTTATCCCAATTCTCCAACTCAGCAACTCTCATTGTctcaacaaaataacaaattaaaaacaaatcaacaattCCACATGTGTAGCTATGCTACTgctcttcttctcctttcatttctttttccctGCAACAATACAACTTATACTTCAATCCAATGAACTTACTaggaataaaaacaaaaaaaaggttgTAAGGCACTAATTTTGATAATACCTTTAGCTTTGGTTGATTGCAGCAGCACTTGTTTTGCAGATTTAACGGTTCCAGCAGCAGCTCTTGTTG
It encodes:
- the LOC112203537 gene encoding uncharacterized mitochondrial protein AtMg00820-like translates to MRSLNDVYATCNYYVVEPECFEEAIKDGAWQKEMEDEIAVIEKNSTWELVDRPSDKEVMGVKWIYKTKLNLDGSVQKNKVRLVAKGYSQQPGADFNETFAPVARLDTIRTLIALTAQNG